The following proteins come from a genomic window of Gordonia westfalica:
- a CDS encoding A/G-specific adenine glycosylase, which translates to MLNSVPPERLIGWFDTHERDLPWRDPSCTGWQILISEIMLQQTPVSRVLEPWREWVERWPVPSAMAAESAGEVLRAWGKLGYPRRALRLHECSKVLARDHDDRVPEDVETMLTLPGIGDYTARAVACFAYGQAVPVVDTNVRRVVARAVHGREQPGNPSRRDLDDAEALLPRSADTGYAPSAPRFSAALMELGALVCTARNPKCDNCPLVDCAWVRLGRPAHTGPPRKTQKFAGTDRQVRGLLLDVLRGTTGAVERARLDMVWTTDTAQRDRALDSLLVDGLVEITTDGRFCLAGEG; encoded by the coding sequence ATGCTCAATAGTGTGCCACCGGAGCGATTGATCGGTTGGTTCGATACCCACGAACGCGACCTCCCGTGGCGGGATCCGTCGTGCACCGGCTGGCAGATCCTCATCAGCGAGATCATGCTGCAGCAGACCCCGGTGTCCCGGGTCCTCGAACCGTGGCGGGAATGGGTCGAGCGCTGGCCGGTGCCGTCGGCGATGGCCGCCGAGTCCGCCGGCGAGGTCCTGCGCGCCTGGGGCAAACTCGGCTACCCACGACGCGCCCTCCGCCTCCACGAGTGTTCCAAGGTCCTCGCACGCGACCACGACGATCGGGTGCCCGAAGACGTCGAGACGATGCTGACCCTGCCCGGCATCGGCGACTACACCGCACGGGCGGTCGCCTGCTTCGCCTACGGCCAGGCGGTCCCCGTCGTCGACACCAACGTCCGCCGCGTCGTCGCGCGGGCGGTGCACGGTCGTGAACAGCCGGGCAACCCGTCGCGTCGCGACCTCGACGACGCCGAGGCGCTCCTCCCCAGGTCCGCCGACACCGGCTACGCCCCGAGCGCGCCGCGGTTCTCCGCGGCGCTCATGGAATTGGGTGCGCTGGTGTGCACCGCACGAAACCCCAAGTGCGACAACTGCCCTCTCGTCGACTGCGCCTGGGTCCGGCTCGGGCGCCCCGCCCACACCGGCCCGCCGCGGAAGACCCAGAAGTTCGCCGGCACCGACCGCCAGGTCCGCGGCCTGCTGCTGGATGTACTGCGCGGCACCACCGGTGCGGTGGAGCGGGCGAGGCTCGACATGGTGTGGACGACGGACACCGCACAACGCGACCGCGCCCTCGACTCCCTGCTCGTCGACGGTCTCGTCGAGATCACCACCGACGGGCGTTTCTGCCTGGCGGGCGAGGGCTGA
- a CDS encoding alpha/beta fold hydrolase: MFDTQAIGEIGLRDHGGPTTVDEARGPLGDGSTARPIVLLHGLMGRGRTWRRQIPWLRRYGRVFTYDAAFHTGADVGEPGSATELATERFVADLAEILIWIDRGPAVLIGHSMGALHAWCAAAAYPELVEALVLEDMAPDFRGRTTTNWTPWFESWPERFDSVDEAIAMFGPVAGRYFYEAFDDGRLHGRIPVWGAIADEWGVRDFWAQWREVAVPSLVIEAEHTVTPPGQMRRMCEVNEHARYLRVSGAGHLVHDDAPHVYRGAVEAFLSGLDN, encoded by the coding sequence ATGTTCGACACCCAGGCGATCGGCGAGATCGGGCTCCGCGACCACGGGGGCCCGACGACCGTCGACGAGGCGCGCGGCCCGCTCGGCGACGGTTCGACCGCGCGGCCGATCGTCCTGCTGCACGGCCTGATGGGGCGTGGACGCACATGGCGGCGGCAGATCCCCTGGTTGCGCCGATACGGCCGGGTGTTCACCTACGACGCCGCCTTCCACACCGGGGCGGACGTCGGGGAGCCCGGCAGCGCAACGGAACTCGCGACCGAACGGTTCGTCGCCGATCTCGCCGAGATCCTCATCTGGATCGACCGGGGTCCGGCGGTCCTCATCGGACATTCGATGGGGGCGCTCCACGCCTGGTGTGCGGCAGCCGCGTATCCGGAGCTCGTCGAGGCGCTGGTCCTCGAGGACATGGCCCCCGACTTCCGCGGCCGGACGACCACCAACTGGACACCGTGGTTCGAGTCGTGGCCGGAGCGTTTCGATTCCGTGGACGAGGCGATCGCGATGTTCGGTCCGGTTGCCGGCCGGTATTTCTACGAGGCGTTCGACGACGGACGGCTGCACGGACGAATCCCGGTGTGGGGCGCCATCGCCGACGAGTGGGGTGTCCGCGACTTCTGGGCGCAGTGGCGCGAGGTCGCCGTGCCGTCGTTGGTGATCGAGGCCGAACACACCGTGACGCCGCCGGGTCAGATGCGTCGTATGTGCGAGGTCAACGAGCATGCGCGGTATCTGCGGGTCTCCGGTGCCGGGCATCTCGTCCACGACGACGCACCGCACGTGTATCGCGGTGCGGTGGAGGCATTTCTGTCCGGGCTCGACAACTGA
- a CDS encoding antibiotic biosynthesis monooxygenase family protein → MSVVKINAISVPEGAGPELEKRFANRAHSVDGSKGFLGFQLLRPVKGDDRYFVVTQWESEEDFQAWASGPAREAHAGERAKPVASGADLLEFEVVLDARPKA, encoded by the coding sequence ATGTCTGTTGTGAAGATCAATGCAATCTCCGTTCCCGAGGGCGCCGGACCCGAGCTGGAGAAGCGGTTCGCCAACCGTGCACACTCCGTCGACGGCTCCAAGGGCTTCCTCGGCTTCCAGTTGCTGCGTCCGGTCAAGGGCGACGACCGCTACTTCGTGGTGACGCAGTGGGAGTCCGAGGAGGACTTCCAGGCGTGGGCATCCGGCCCCGCGCGTGAGGCCCATGCGGGTGAGCGCGCCAAGCCCGTCGCCTCGGGTGCCGACCTCCTCGAGTTCGAGGTCGTCCTCGACGCGCGTCCCAAGGCCTGA
- a CDS encoding LON peptidase substrate-binding domain-containing protein gives MFPLGTALLPGGELPLRVFEPRYRQMLTDHIEESDGRSTVRFGVVLIARGSEVGGGEVRCEVGTMARADVTDRLPDGRALLSGTGTHRFRIVGWLPDDPYPLARVEALPEPAPSEADLERLHSIDQRLRAVMRETLEAAGKDADTIFAALDIIDADPLTADLSPIYRWANRLQVEPHDQQRLLEAADAAGQLDVLDDVMEGLEARAAFGRD, from the coding sequence ATGTTCCCGCTCGGCACCGCCCTGCTGCCGGGTGGCGAGCTGCCGCTGCGCGTCTTCGAACCGCGCTACCGGCAGATGCTGACCGACCACATCGAGGAGTCCGACGGGCGATCGACCGTACGTTTCGGCGTCGTGTTGATCGCCCGCGGCTCCGAGGTCGGGGGCGGCGAGGTGCGTTGCGAGGTGGGCACGATGGCACGCGCCGACGTCACCGATCGACTCCCGGACGGCCGGGCCCTGTTGTCCGGCACCGGAACTCATCGGTTCCGGATCGTCGGGTGGCTCCCCGATGATCCGTATCCGCTGGCACGCGTCGAAGCACTACCCGAACCGGCTCCGTCCGAGGCCGACCTCGAGCGCCTGCACTCGATCGACCAACGCCTCCGCGCGGTGATGCGTGAGACGCTCGAGGCCGCGGGCAAGGACGCCGACACGATCTTCGCCGCACTCGACATCATCGACGCCGACCCCCTGACCGCAGACCTCTCGCCCATCTACCGCTGGGCCAACCGGCTCCAGGTCGAGCCGCACGATCAGCAACGCCTCCTCGAGGCCGCCGACGCGGCCGGCCAGCTGGACGTCCTCGACGACGTCATGGAGGGCCTCGAGGCCCGCGCCGCCTTCGGCAGGGACTGA
- a CDS encoding aldehyde dehydrogenase, with protein sequence MTETVESHTAPVTGGGDQPQLLIGGRWVDPYSSEILEVFSPATGERVGSVPHADATDVDAAVRAARAAFDSGVWSSTPPARRADIIAKVADLIDERGDEITALVSAEMGAPPSAIATLQQLPGTGVLRAYANAARDYQWEEYRTGLFGTTRITREPVGVVGAICAWNVPLFITCNKMGGALAAGCSVVLKPAPETPLTGNYVAQLFIEAGVPAEAISVVTGGTETGQALVAHPDVDKITFTGSTAAGKAIGAACAETLKRCSLELGGKSAAIVLDDVDIAANAFMLTFLGLFNTGQACVAQTRILVPRSRQDEIVGAMVEAAKAMKVGLPSDPEAQLGPLITEKQRQKVEEYIEIGKKAGATPALESERPEGLDSGYFLTPTIFTGVTNDMAIAQEEIFGPVLSVIAYDDVDEAVAIANDSSYGLAGTVWTADVERGIEISTRIRTGTFGINWYAIDPESPFGGYKNSGIGRENGREGLESFLEHKSTMLPMGYEVSSS encoded by the coding sequence ATGACCGAGACCGTGGAGTCCCACACCGCACCAGTCACCGGCGGCGGGGATCAACCCCAGTTGCTCATCGGCGGCCGATGGGTCGACCCGTATTCCAGTGAGATCCTCGAGGTCTTCTCCCCCGCCACCGGGGAACGTGTCGGATCGGTGCCGCACGCCGACGCCACCGACGTCGACGCCGCCGTCCGGGCGGCCCGCGCGGCCTTCGACTCGGGCGTCTGGAGTTCGACGCCCCCGGCCCGGCGCGCCGACATCATCGCCAAGGTCGCCGACCTGATCGACGAGCGCGGAGACGAGATCACCGCACTGGTCTCGGCCGAGATGGGCGCCCCGCCGAGCGCGATCGCCACCCTGCAGCAGTTGCCCGGCACCGGCGTCCTGCGCGCCTACGCGAACGCCGCCCGCGACTACCAGTGGGAGGAGTACCGCACCGGCCTGTTCGGCACCACCCGCATCACACGTGAGCCGGTGGGCGTCGTCGGCGCCATCTGCGCCTGGAACGTCCCGCTGTTCATCACCTGCAACAAGATGGGCGGGGCGCTCGCCGCCGGATGTTCGGTGGTGCTCAAGCCCGCCCCGGAGACCCCGCTCACCGGCAACTACGTGGCCCAGCTGTTCATCGAGGCCGGCGTGCCCGCCGAGGCCATCTCGGTGGTCACCGGCGGCACCGAGACCGGCCAGGCGCTCGTCGCACACCCCGACGTCGACAAGATCACCTTCACCGGGTCGACCGCCGCGGGCAAGGCCATCGGCGCGGCCTGCGCCGAGACCCTCAAGCGCTGCTCGCTGGAGCTGGGCGGCAAGTCCGCGGCCATCGTGCTCGACGACGTCGACATCGCTGCGAACGCCTTCATGCTGACGTTCCTCGGCCTGTTCAACACCGGTCAGGCCTGTGTCGCGCAGACCCGAATCCTGGTGCCGCGCAGCCGTCAGGACGAGATCGTCGGGGCGATGGTCGAGGCGGCGAAGGCCATGAAGGTCGGCCTGCCCTCCGATCCGGAAGCCCAGCTCGGCCCGCTGATCACCGAGAAGCAGCGTCAGAAGGTCGAGGAGTACATCGAGATCGGCAAGAAGGCCGGTGCCACACCGGCTCTCGAGAGCGAGCGACCCGAGGGGCTCGACTCGGGTTACTTCCTCACGCCCACGATCTTCACCGGCGTCACCAACGACATGGCCATCGCCCAGGAGGAGATCTTCGGTCCGGTCCTGTCGGTGATCGCCTACGACGACGTCGACGAGGCCGTCGCCATCGCCAACGACTCCAGTTACGGACTCGCCGGCACCGTGTGGACCGCCGACGTCGAGCGCGGCATCGAGATCTCCACGAGGATCCGGACGGGCACCTTCGGGATCAACTGGTATGCAATCGATCCCGAGTCGCCCTTCGGCGGCTACAAGAACTCCGGCATCGGCCGCGAGAACGGCCGCGAAGGCCTGGAGTCCTTCCTCGAGCACAAGTCGACGATGCTGCCGATGGGTTACGAGGTCTCGAGCAGCTAG
- the cydC gene encoding thiol reductant ABC exporter subunit CydC: MRDDPLIRALGFLGLRRGAVAKALLLGVGGSLSALGLAALSAWLITRAWQMPPVLYLSVAITAVRALGISRGLFRYLERLATHDLALRAMTTARERVYTALATGSPAYSVTLRRGDLLTRTGDDIDEIGNALIRGLIPIGVGVTTAVAAVVVMALVSLPAAGVLALALVVSGGVAPWLAARGGARTIRDGSQAATESAEATTTALWHASELVVARRRGALLGSAADADRRHLAATDRGRRLEAAAAAATPLAMGASLVAACVIAIQLASQTTGSIAGVASGEGLTPMILGVLVLLPLSAFESTAPLTEAGLQIERSRQSAARVMTLVDGAHADPAEPSGADVAIHRGMVEVSADGLRWGRPQRDVLGPEGGLDLDLRPGARLAVVGPSGVGKSTLLLTLAGLLNPVDGDIACVDVVNRAAVGLRSAGCYFAEEAHLFSTSVRENMRVARGDATDEEIRAALTTVGLDGWVSRLTDGLDTTLSGGAEAVSGGERRRLLLARALLHPAPMVLLDEPTEHLSADDADDLLRRLLGVEDDLFGPERIVVVVTHQLPADVGEAQVVELASAAARDF, encoded by the coding sequence ATGCGCGACGACCCACTGATCCGGGCTCTGGGGTTCCTCGGGCTGCGCCGGGGCGCCGTCGCCAAGGCGTTGCTGCTCGGTGTCGGCGGTTCGCTGTCGGCGCTCGGCCTCGCGGCCCTGTCGGCGTGGTTGATCACCCGCGCGTGGCAGATGCCGCCGGTGCTGTACCTCTCGGTCGCCATCACCGCCGTTCGGGCGCTGGGCATCTCGCGCGGACTGTTCCGTTACCTCGAACGGCTCGCCACCCACGACCTCGCCCTGCGCGCGATGACCACCGCTCGCGAGCGGGTGTACACGGCCCTCGCGACCGGATCGCCCGCGTACTCGGTGACCCTCCGGCGGGGAGACCTGTTGACCCGCACCGGTGATGACATCGACGAGATCGGCAACGCCCTCATCCGCGGACTGATCCCCATCGGTGTCGGGGTGACGACGGCGGTGGCCGCGGTCGTCGTGATGGCGTTGGTGTCGTTGCCCGCCGCCGGGGTACTGGCTCTCGCTCTCGTCGTCAGCGGTGGCGTGGCGCCGTGGCTCGCGGCCCGCGGTGGCGCCCGCACCATCCGGGACGGATCGCAGGCGGCGACAGAGTCCGCGGAGGCCACGACGACGGCGCTGTGGCATGCGTCCGAACTCGTCGTCGCACGTCGGCGCGGAGCACTGCTCGGGTCTGCCGCGGACGCTGATCGTCGGCACCTCGCGGCCACCGACCGGGGCCGGAGACTGGAGGCGGCCGCGGCCGCGGCCACCCCGCTCGCGATGGGCGCGTCGCTGGTGGCGGCCTGCGTGATCGCCATCCAGTTGGCATCGCAGACAACCGGTTCGATTGCCGGGGTCGCCTCCGGGGAGGGGCTCACCCCGATGATCCTGGGTGTCCTGGTCCTCCTGCCGTTGTCGGCGTTCGAGTCGACCGCGCCCCTGACCGAGGCCGGACTGCAGATCGAACGCAGCCGGCAGAGCGCGGCCCGGGTCATGACCCTGGTCGACGGCGCCCACGCCGATCCGGCCGAACCATCCGGGGCTGATGTGGCGATACACCGCGGGATGGTCGAGGTCTCGGCCGACGGACTGCGCTGGGGTCGTCCGCAGCGCGACGTCCTCGGACCCGAGGGCGGCCTCGACCTCGACCTGCGGCCGGGAGCGCGACTGGCGGTGGTCGGACCCAGCGGCGTCGGGAAGTCGACGCTTCTGCTCACCCTCGCCGGACTGCTCAACCCGGTGGACGGGGACATCGCCTGCGTCGACGTGGTGAATCGAGCTGCCGTCGGACTCCGCTCGGCCGGTTGTTACTTCGCCGAGGAGGCGCATCTCTTCTCGACGTCGGTCCGCGAGAACATGCGCGTCGCACGCGGTGACGCCACCGATGAGGAGATCCGCGCGGCGCTGACGACGGTGGGCCTCGACGGTTGGGTCTCGCGGCTCACCGACGGTCTGGACACCACGCTGTCCGGCGGGGCCGAGGCGGTCAGCGGCGGCGAGCGACGGCGCCTGCTGCTGGCCCGGGCGCTGCTCCACCCGGCGCCGATGGTCCTCCTCGATGAACCGACCGAGCACCTCTCCGCGGACGACGCCGACGACCTGCTCCGCCGCCTCCTCGGCGTCGAGGACGATCTCTTCGGACCCGAGCGGATCGTCGTGGTCGTGACGCATCAGCTCCCTGCTGACGTGGGCGAGGCGCAGGTGGTGGAGCTGGCGTCTGCCGCCGCACGGGACTTCTGA
- the cydD gene encoding thiol reductant ABC exporter subunit CydD, protein MTPQEPSAAARRGAARPPVDPRLLRYSPTTRRYVLVTAAFAVAQVIAIIVAAAMAASILSELIVFPDLRSFDAQWVHLVVLAGAMAARAAMAYGHDRYAHRAAELAIAELRAEALDVLTDPRRTSPRALLTLREHAATVLLRGLDALGPYLSGYLPALVTAAILTPTVTIVIAFADWPSALIILITLPLIPIFMILVGLMTRDRTSRKLATMSRLTAQLLDLIAGLPTLRALNRAETPAAQVAELGEAHRRSTMSSLRVAFLSGAVLELLATLCVALVAVGIGLRLVFGEMSLYAGVFALILAPEAYLPLRRVGAQFHNSADGLTAAEQVFELIDSPDEPAPMPVTGGRGITVAGAPITILDLGVHGRDGWAPESLRATIPPGSVTLFTGPNGSGKSTTLAAIMGLLTPDDGSVLIGSIPVAHADPGILHEQIAWLPQQPVIVPGTVGENVELFGALGRDAAESAAAASGFDTVVLELPERLDTPLGAGGVGLSAGQRQRLALTRVLASPAPLLLLDEPTAHLDEDSERAVLTALRERARAGDTVIVVAHRGIAREFADQVVEFDGGVACATTH, encoded by the coding sequence GTGACGCCGCAGGAACCGTCGGCGGCCGCGCGGCGGGGTGCCGCCCGGCCGCCGGTCGATCCGCGCCTGCTTCGGTACTCGCCGACAACCCGCCGATACGTTCTGGTCACGGCGGCGTTCGCCGTCGCACAGGTGATCGCGATCATCGTCGCGGCGGCGATGGCGGCTTCGATCCTCTCGGAGCTGATCGTCTTCCCGGATCTCCGATCGTTCGATGCGCAATGGGTGCACCTGGTCGTCCTCGCCGGCGCGATGGCGGCCCGCGCCGCGATGGCCTACGGGCACGACCGGTACGCCCACCGTGCGGCGGAACTGGCGATCGCGGAACTGCGGGCCGAGGCACTCGACGTGCTCACCGATCCGCGCCGGACCTCGCCGCGAGCACTGCTGACCCTGCGCGAGCATGCCGCCACGGTGCTGTTGCGGGGTCTCGACGCGCTCGGACCGTATCTCTCCGGCTACCTGCCCGCACTCGTGACCGCGGCGATCCTGACGCCGACGGTGACCATCGTGATCGCCTTCGCCGACTGGCCGTCGGCGCTGATCATCCTGATCACGTTGCCGCTCATCCCGATCTTCATGATCCTCGTCGGCCTCATGACCCGCGACCGCACCAGCCGCAAACTGGCGACGATGAGCAGGCTGACGGCGCAACTGCTGGATCTGATCGCGGGCCTGCCGACGCTGCGGGCGCTGAACCGGGCCGAGACCCCGGCCGCCCAGGTCGCCGAACTCGGTGAGGCGCACCGGCGTTCCACGATGAGCTCGCTGCGGGTCGCGTTCCTGTCGGGAGCGGTTCTCGAACTGCTCGCGACGCTGTGCGTCGCCTTGGTCGCCGTCGGTATCGGACTGCGCCTGGTCTTCGGCGAGATGTCGCTCTACGCCGGTGTCTTCGCGCTGATCCTGGCACCGGAGGCGTACCTGCCGCTGCGGCGCGTCGGCGCCCAGTTCCACAACTCCGCCGACGGTCTCACCGCCGCCGAGCAGGTGTTCGAGCTGATCGATTCGCCCGACGAGCCGGCGCCCATGCCGGTCACCGGTGGCCGTGGGATCACCGTCGCGGGCGCACCGATCACGATCCTCGACCTCGGCGTCCACGGCCGCGACGGCTGGGCGCCGGAATCGCTGCGCGCGACCATTCCGCCCGGCTCGGTCACGCTCTTCACCGGGCCCAACGGCTCGGGCAAATCGACCACGCTCGCCGCGATCATGGGGTTGCTGACCCCCGACGACGGGTCGGTGCTCATCGGGTCCATCCCGGTGGCACACGCCGATCCCGGGATCCTGCACGAACAGATCGCCTGGCTACCGCAACAGCCCGTCATCGTGCCGGGCACCGTCGGGGAGAATGTCGAACTCTTCGGTGCGCTGGGCCGGGACGCCGCCGAATCCGCGGCTGCGGCCAGCGGATTCGACACCGTGGTGCTCGAACTGCCGGAGCGACTCGACACCCCGCTCGGTGCGGGCGGCGTCGGGCTCTCCGCCGGCCAGCGGCAGCGCCTCGCGCTCACCCGGGTGCTGGCGTCACCGGCCCCGCTGCTGTTGCTCGACGAGCCGACCGCCCACCTCGACGAGGACTCCGAACGTGCGGTGCTGACGGCACTGCGTGAGCGTGCGCGCGCCGGTGACACCGTCATCGTGGTGGCCCACCGTGGTATCGCGCGTGAATTCGCCGATCAGGTGGTCGAATTCGACGGAGGTGTGGCATGCGCGACGACCCACTGA
- the cydB gene encoding cytochrome d ubiquinol oxidase subunit II gives MGLPEVWFLIIAVLFVGYFVLEGFDYGVGMLMPFLGRSHTGGDARVAPDEPAADPDTRRRVLLNTIGPVWDGNEVWLITAGGALFAAFGGWYATMFSAFYFALFLILIGLITRVCAIEWRGKIDNPRWRMWCDVGIGLGSWIPAIVWGIAFANVVRGLPIDADAQYTGGFLDLFNPYALLGGLTTLLAFLTHGAVFLSLKTDGALREDSMRYASRLAIPTLVVAGAFLLWTQLAYGSAWTWIPVLIAAAAALVMVGATQVRKEGLAFAATSIAIVGTVATLFGSLYPDVLPSTINPAYDLTIDNTSSSHYTLVVMTWAAVLVTPVVIAYQAWTYWVFRKRLSVEIMPKPAGLRSLRAFGE, from the coding sequence GTGGGACTTCCGGAAGTCTGGTTCCTGATCATCGCGGTGCTGTTCGTCGGCTACTTCGTCCTCGAGGGGTTCGACTACGGCGTCGGGATGCTGATGCCCTTCCTCGGCCGCAGCCACACCGGCGGCGATGCGCGGGTGGCGCCCGATGAGCCGGCCGCCGACCCCGACACCCGTCGGCGGGTGCTGCTCAACACGATCGGACCGGTCTGGGACGGCAACGAGGTGTGGTTGATCACCGCGGGTGGAGCGTTGTTCGCCGCCTTCGGCGGCTGGTACGCGACCATGTTCTCCGCCTTCTACTTCGCGTTGTTCCTGATCCTGATCGGCCTCATCACGCGGGTCTGCGCCATCGAGTGGCGCGGCAAGATCGACAACCCGAGATGGCGGATGTGGTGCGACGTCGGGATCGGACTCGGCTCCTGGATTCCGGCCATCGTGTGGGGTATCGCCTTCGCCAACGTGGTCCGCGGTCTGCCGATCGACGCCGACGCACAGTACACGGGCGGATTCCTCGACCTGTTCAACCCGTACGCCCTGCTGGGCGGTCTGACCACGCTGCTGGCGTTCCTGACCCACGGTGCCGTCTTCCTGTCGTTGAAGACCGACGGCGCGCTTCGCGAGGACTCGATGCGCTACGCATCGCGGCTGGCGATCCCGACGCTGGTCGTCGCCGGCGCGTTCCTGCTGTGGACGCAGTTGGCCTACGGCAGTGCGTGGACCTGGATTCCGGTGCTGATCGCCGCGGCTGCCGCCCTGGTGATGGTGGGTGCCACGCAGGTGCGCAAGGAGGGTCTGGCGTTCGCCGCCACCTCGATCGCCATCGTGGGCACCGTGGCGACCCTGTTCGGGTCGCTGTATCCCGACGTGCTGCCGTCGACCATCAACCCGGCGTACGACCTCACCATCGACAACACCTCGTCGAGTCACTACACCCTCGTCGTCATGACCTGGGCCGCCGTTCTGGTCACACCCGTCGTGATCGCGTACCAGGCCTGGACCTACTGGGTGTTCCGCAAGCGCCTGTCCGTGGAGATCATGCCCAAGCCTGCGGGGTTGCGATCCTTGCGCGCCTTCGGCGAGTGA
- a CDS encoding cytochrome ubiquinol oxidase subunit I, translated as MDALDVSRWQFGITTVYHFILVPLTIGLAPMIAVMQTVWHVTGNEQWLRATKFFGKLFLINFALGVATGIVQEFQFGMNWSEYSRFVADVFGAPLAMEGLVAFFLESTFIGLWIFGWDRLPRRVHLACIWLASAGVIASAYFIIAANSWMQHPVGVVWDDTRDRPRMNDFWAVITNSTTLAAFPHVIAGAFLTAGTFVAAIGCWWMARNMWRAKKLREAIETGDTSEMPRTTSPSHIDATPEDLELDARRFWRPVTRLALWVVIASGVGLFITGDIQSQIMFNQQPMKMAAAESLCETQTGAGFSVLAIGRQNNCDNIEHVIEIPKMLSFLADHSFDSTLQGVEELQQQYTEALAGQPGVPAGQNFAPNLFVTYWSFRAMITWALGSVVVALGGLWLTRRKRVVESRRFGTLALWMIPTPFLANSSGWIFTEMGRQPWVVAPNWENDLDPMRINMLVQNGVSNHTAPTVWVTLIGFTLLYGALGVVWFMLQRRYVIEGPATYDSRPPGYSDPDADSDEPKQLSFAY; from the coding sequence ATGGACGCACTGGACGTCTCCAGATGGCAATTCGGTATCACGACGGTCTATCACTTCATCCTGGTTCCGCTGACCATCGGTCTCGCGCCGATGATCGCGGTGATGCAGACGGTCTGGCATGTGACCGGCAACGAGCAGTGGCTTCGCGCGACGAAGTTCTTCGGCAAACTCTTCCTGATCAACTTCGCCCTGGGTGTCGCGACCGGCATCGTCCAGGAATTCCAGTTCGGTATGAACTGGAGCGAGTACAGCCGGTTCGTCGCGGACGTGTTCGGCGCCCCGCTCGCGATGGAAGGGCTCGTCGCGTTCTTCCTCGAGTCCACCTTCATCGGACTGTGGATCTTCGGCTGGGATCGGCTGCCGCGCAGAGTTCACCTGGCGTGCATCTGGCTCGCCTCGGCGGGAGTCATCGCCTCGGCGTACTTCATCATCGCGGCGAACTCGTGGATGCAGCACCCGGTGGGTGTGGTGTGGGACGACACGCGAGACCGCCCGAGGATGAACGACTTCTGGGCCGTGATCACGAACAGCACGACACTGGCGGCGTTCCCGCACGTGATCGCCGGCGCATTCCTCACCGCGGGCACCTTCGTCGCCGCCATCGGTTGTTGGTGGATGGCCCGGAACATGTGGCGCGCAAAGAAACTCCGTGAGGCCATCGAGACCGGTGACACCTCGGAAATGCCCAGGACGACCTCGCCCAGCCACATCGACGCCACCCCCGAGGATCTGGAACTCGACGCCCGGCGCTTCTGGCGGCCGGTCACCCGGTTGGCTCTCTGGGTCGTGATCGCCTCCGGGGTGGGGTTGTTCATCACCGGCGACATCCAGTCGCAGATCATGTTCAACCAGCAGCCGATGAAAATGGCTGCGGCGGAATCACTGTGCGAGACCCAGACCGGCGCCGGATTCTCCGTGCTGGCGATCGGGCGACAGAACAACTGCGACAACATCGAGCACGTCATCGAGATCCCGAAGATGCTGTCGTTCCTGGCCGATCACAGTTTCGACAGCACCCTGCAGGGCGTCGAGGAACTGCAGCAGCAGTACACCGAGGCGCTCGCGGGACAGCCGGGTGTGCCCGCAGGACAGAACTTCGCCCCGAACCTCTTCGTCACCTACTGGAGTTTCCGGGCGATGATCACCTGGGCTCTCGGGTCGGTCGTGGTGGCGCTCGGTGGACTCTGGCTCACGCGTCGCAAGCGAGTCGTCGAGTCCCGCAGGTTCGGCACTCTCGCGCTGTGGATGATCCCGACTCCGTTCCTTGCCAACAGTTCTGGCTGGATCTTCACCGAGATGGGCCGTCAGCCGTGGGTCGTCGCGCCCAACTGGGAGAACGACCTGGACCCGATGCGGATCAACATGCTCGTCCAGAACGGCGTCTCGAACCATACGGCGCCGACGGTGTGGGTGACGCTGATCGGCTTCACCCTGCTCTACGGCGCGCTCGGTGTCGTGTGGTTCATGCTCCAGCGGCGATATGTCATCGAGGGGCCGGCCACCTACGACTCCAGACCGCCGGGATACTCCGACCCCGACGCGGACAGCGATGAGCCCAAACAGCTCTCGTTCGCGTACTGA